A window of Acropora muricata isolate sample 2 chromosome 3, ASM3666990v1, whole genome shotgun sequence contains these coding sequences:
- the LOC136911191 gene encoding cobalamin binding intrinsic factor-like, with product MKCSLVTIWIILTLFSQTQGFCGSRLLQTNLTRAAFRAADWLRNKQDKNGTYGEGHVSAVAFHSLRLIGDHLEQGAEHLNAEIIKNNLGSISGGHVAHYILGAMSTCRDPKNFYNFNLLRALQTKLGKYPQEAEFSHPFQFSLAVLALCSSGVDFEKRMTFVEDITGSVLQDQSVVNDTDTLAIQVLALTCVRESLKRQRSKPMKIGNLNINQAINKASKELLGRQMKDSTFGENEVTAALSAQALLAAGMKSTKCSETMHWLLCRQNSDGSFINLFSTITVLPSLIGALPYDVQYLTCPSQDTPGSVEGEKVIIGVRVELLFNHSDSSKKSNLSENTSPKGVSRKGCPPSAYVEVESGTNAHDILKEAANQHSCYNFTAISTTFGHMIKSISGVASNTVENLYWSIYIDGKLAQVGIDDLRPKHGSILRFQYEKVNWG from the exons ATGAAGTGTTCCTTAGTCACGATTTGGATTATTCTTACCTTGTTCTCACAAACACAAGGATTTTGTG GTTCAAGACTTTTGCAAACAAATCTTACACGAGCAGCTTTCCGagcagctgattggctgagaaacaAACAAGACAAGAATGGCACCTATGGAGAGGGGCACGTGTCTGCAGTTGCATTTCACTCCTTGAGGTTGATAGGGGACCATTTAGAGCAAGGGGCCGAGCACTTGAATGCTGAGATAATAAAGAATAACCTGGGTTCCATCTCCGGTGGCCACGTTGCGCATTACATTCTGGGAGCAATGTCTACTTGCAGAGACCCgaaaaatttttacaacttCAACTTGCTTCGAGCCCTGCAAACCAAATTGGGCAAGTATCCTCAGGAAGCGGAGTTTTCACACCCTTTTCAATTCAGCCTTGCTGTTTTAGCGCTTTGCAGCAGTGGGGTAGATTTTGAAAAGAGGATGACCTTCGTTGAGGATATCACTGGTAGCGTACTTCAGGATCAATCGGTCGTGAACGACACGGACACATTAGCAATACAAGTGCTGGCCTTGACCTGTGTTCGGGAGTCACTGAAAAGACAACGAAGCAAGCCAATGAAGATTGGGAACCTTAACATCAACCAGGCCATTAACAAAGCGAGTAAAGAGCTCTTGGGGCGCCAAATGAAAGATAGCACTTTCGGAGAAAACGAAGTCACTGCTGCTCTTTCTGCTCAG GCATTGCTGGCGGCCGGTATGAAGTCAACCAAGTGTTCTGAGACAATGCATTGGCTGCTATGTCGCCAAAACTCAGATGGATCTTTTATCAACCTGTTTTCTACGATCACAGTGCTGCCAAGTTTGATTGGAGCACTACCATATGATGTACAATATTTGACGTGTCCAAGCCAAGACACTCCAG GTTCCGTTGAAGGGGAAAAAGTG ATAATAGGAGTCCGCGTTGAACTTCTGTTTAATCACAGCGACTCCTCCAAAAAATCAAACCTCTCCGAAAACACCTCTCCAAAGGGCGTCAGTAGAAAGGGTTGTCCTCCTTCCGCCTACGTGGAGGTAGAAAGTGGCACAAACGCGCATGACATCTTAAAAGAGGCGGCAAATCAACATTCCTGCTACAACTTTACAGCCATATCTACCACGTTTGGTCACATGATCAAGTCAATTTCTGGAGTTGCGTCGAACACTGTGGAAAACTTATATTGGTCTATTTACATCGATGGCAAATTAGCACAGGTTGGGATCGATGATCTTCGGCCAAAACATGGTTCAATTCTGCGTTTTCAATACGAAAAGGTTAATTGGGGCTAa
- the LOC136911189 gene encoding trichoplein keratin filament-binding protein-like produces MALPTLQPFWLKSYKNRNEGLLVRRNQFEADRREAWEKNARYFDRSNVETTKQRVWGSRESYQESMQALDGLFRENEKQEKLNKLEKRRNKLSELLLKETKEYEAELKEKRLGGAGRLLHMKERADELKADKEARRKEFAEQKLYEHWKQNAPELREIEADQLREHVVNSWADQVVDKEENLKSARYEDRKMDAAMERERLLAQKKEQAKEEEKKREQEALAEDLREQMKELKLREEEAQMLKQEQEDLVREQHKLEEAADARRHLEEARRKREFGRVLIRQHKAQMKRKSKEIQESLELDLKILSALAQKKDESKALETSRREKARADAEYMRQVVADQLRLEQEREAELDMLYRDEAARMWAKREAEWERERLARERLMTEVLNVRQRQLGEKMEDNRRRQQESIESREELLRELEQVQQLTAREKAEEERKRREREEEMQAQITSRREKAKEQEQLKREEMERERRERHAYNQMLRKEADFMRARGPQARFAPRRRTAFE; encoded by the exons ATGGCGCTTCCTACTTTACAACCGTTCTGGTTAAAAAGCTATAAAAACAGAAATGAGGGCCTTCTAGTTCGAAGAAACCAGTTTGAAGCTGACAGAAGAGAAGCTTGGGAAAAAAATGCGCGATATTTTGACAGATCTAATGTTGAAACTACGAAGCAACGGGTTTGGGGTTCAAGAGAGTCTTATCAAGAAAG TATGCAAGCCCTTGATGGTTTATTTAGAGAAAATGAGAAGCAGGAGAAATTGAACAAATtggaaaagagaagaaataagTTGTCTGAACTCTTGCTGAAGGAAACTAAGGAATATGAG GCAGAACTCAAAGAAAAAAGACTTGGTGGTGCTGGAAGACTCTTACACATGAAAGAAAG aGCTGATGAACTTAAAGCAGATAAAGAGGCAAGAAGAAAAGAG TTTGCAGAACAAAAACTGTATGAACATTGGAAACAAAATGCTCCTGAACTCAGAGAG ATTGAGGCAGATCAACTAAGGGAGCATGTTGTTAATAGCTGGGCTGATCAAGTTGTGGACAAAGAGGAG AACTTGAAATCAGCAAGATATGAAGACAGGAA AATGGATGCTGCAATGGAAAGAGAGAGACTCTTAGCCCAAAAAAAGGAACAAgccaaagaagaggaaaaaaagag AGAACAAGAAGCTCTTGCAGAGGACCTTAGAGAGCAAATGAAAGAACTTAAATTGAGAGAAGAGGAG GCTCAAATGCTGAAACAAGAGCAAGAGGATCTGGTCAGGGAACAGCATAAACTCGAGGAAGCT GCAGACGCAAGAAGACACTTGGAAGAAGCCAGAAGGAAACGCGAGTTTGG gCGAGTCCTTATACGTCAACACAAAGctcaaatgaagagaaagaGTAAAGAAATTCAAGAGTCTCTG GAACTTGATTTGAAGATTTTATCAGCATTAGCTCAAAAG AAAGATGAGAGTAAAGCACTTGAGACATCACGACGAGAGAAAGCGAGGGCAGATGCAGAGTACATGAGACAG gTGGTTGCTGATCAGCTGAGGTTGGAGCAGGAGAGAGAAGCAGAGTTAGACATGCTATACAG GGATGAGGCGGCGCGAATGTGGGCAAAGAGAGAAGCTGAGTGGGAACGCGAGAGACTGGCAAGAGAGAGGCTTATGACTGAG GTTCTCAATGTGCGCCAGAGGCAACTAGGTGAGAAAATGGAGGACAATAGAAGACGGCAACAGGAGTCGATTGAAAGTCGAGAGGAGCTTCTCAGAGAATTGGAACAGGTCCAGCAACTGACCGCGAGAGAGAAAGCTGAGGAGGAGAGAAAACGAAGGGAAAGAGAAGAAGAGATGCAAGCACAG ATAACCTCTCGCAGAGAAAAGGCCAAAGAACAAGAACAACTTAAAAGGGAGGAGATGGAGAGAGAAAG acgtGAAAGACACGCGTACAATCAAATGCTAAGAAAAGAAGCTGATTTCATGCGAGCAAGAGGACCACAAGCCAGG tTTGCTCCAAGAAGGAGGACAGCATTTGAATAA
- the LOC136911196 gene encoding CD151 antigen-like: MEAKDVIKCSIMVFLTLFFLSGLSLIIFGITIPTPFGDYLTMKGVAFPVNYTLRIAILSLLLIMTASHFFAITKENHRLLTLLGMLFIILFMVEFILAIIYFTMASEVNVTKKKLSNGMQMLAEYGVDEKVTQAFDQIQRTYACCGISDYRDWFTSKWAAAQGKNNRVPSSCCKFPAPTCGYDMDTKNPIDVVNILGCSGLHFSYEDRKKFVGGVGLAIGLFNLFALLCCIIFTFCFNSTRGISAIDALKGAEPSDDPVGRGTSSSTPGSTRRPPPKSALRASKEMLTEDDDDDDLPLDAYKDLRDKSQM; this comes from the exons ATGGAAGCAAAAGATGTTATAAAATGTTCGATCATGGTATTTCTGACACTGTTTTTCCTCTCTGGTTTGTCATTAATCATCTTTGGCATCACTATACCCACACCGTTTGGAGACTATCTTACAATGAAAGGTGTTGCTTTTCCCGTGAACTACACACTCAGAATCGCAATTCTTTCCCTGCTATTAATAATGACAGCTTCTCACTTCTTTGCCATAACGAAGGAAAACCATCGGCTTCTGACACTGCTCGGTATGTTATTCATTATACTATTCATGGTTGAATTTATCTTGGCTATAATTTATTTTACCATGGCGAGTGAAGTGAATGTGACTAAAAAGAAACTCTCAAATGGCATGCAAATGTTGGCGGAATATGGAGTGGACGAAAAAGTGACTCAGGCCTTCGATCAAATCCAGCGGACATACGCGTGCTGTGGAATATCGGACTACCGTGATTGGTTTACTTCAAAGTGGGCAGCAGCCCAG GGAAAAAACAACCGAGTCCCATCATCATGCTGTAAATTCCCAGCACCAACTTGTGGATATGACATGGACACTAAGAATCCGATTGATGTTGTTAACATTCTGGGTTGTTCAGGGCTCCACTTCTCTTACGAAGACCGTAAGAAGTTTGTGGGAGGGGTGGGTCTTGCCATTGGCCTCTTTAATCTGTTTGCATTGTTGTGTTGTATCATATTTACATTCTGTTTTAACTCGACCAGAGGAATTAGTGCTATCGATGCGCTCAAAGGAGCAGAACCTAGCGACGACCCAGTAGGGCGGGGGACATCCAGTAGCACGCCGGGATCCACGCGGCGACCCCCACCAAAATCGGCCCTGCGCGCTTCCAAGGAAATGTTAACTgaagatgatgacgatgacgatttACCACTGGACGCTTATAAAGATTTACGTGATAAGTCCCAGATGTAA